From Medicago truncatula cultivar Jemalong A17 chromosome 7, MtrunA17r5.0-ANR, whole genome shotgun sequence, a single genomic window includes:
- the LOC11434809 gene encoding F-box/kelch-repeat protein At5g15710, protein MNCVGQSSELGSGVSIGEAVENVVLGGDVRCWIQASPPRGNGSRNTSPMGRVGSRNTSPSRQKVVKTKPRGLDEETHATFGKVVHADVQMEDNIWAMLPEDLLHEILARVPPFLIFRLRSVCKRWNSLLQDSSFLKFHSSVPSHGPCVLSFCKSSLIPQCSVYSLPLKTWYRMCFTFLPHWAIWLVGSSGGLVCFSGCEGSVFYILVCNPLTQTWRKLPSMHFNQQRQLIMVVDRSDQSFKVIATNDICSDKSLPTEIYDSKEDKWSVHQTMPASNLCSSKMAYCDSRLYLETLSPLGLMMYRLDINRWEHIPAKFPRSLLDGYLVAGTQKRLFLVGRIGLYSTLQSIRIWELDHAKILWGEISRMPPRYFRSLLRLSAERFECFGLDNLICFTSYNQGKGLLFDVDKKIWSWIGGSAFQSYNNQACFYEPRFDASIY, encoded by the coding sequence ATGAATTGTGTAGGGCAATCTTCTGAATTAGGGTCTGGTGTTAGTATTGGTGAAGCAGTAGAAAATGTAGTTCTAGGTGGTGATGTTAGGTGTTGGATACAAGCTTCTCCTCCAAGGGGAAATGGATCAAGGAATACTAGTCCAATGGGTCGAGTCGGGTCAAGGAACACGAGTCCTTCAAGGCAAAAGGTTGTTAAGACTAAACCAAGGGGTTTAGATGAAGAAACACATGCTACATTTGGTAAAGTAGTTCATGCTGATGTTCAAATGGAGGATAATATATGGGCTATGTTGCCTGAGGATTTGTTGCATGAGATCTTAGCTAGAGTTCCGCCGTTTCTTATTTTCCGGCTTCGTTCGGTTTGTAAGAGATGGAATTCATTGCTTCAAGATAGTAGTTTTCTTAAGTTTCATTCGAGTGTGCCATCACATGGACCTTGTGTTCTTAGTTTCTGTAAGAGCTCGTTGATCCCGCAATGTTCTGTTTATAGTTTGCCTCTTAAAACTTGGTATAGAATGTGTTTCACGTTTTTGCCGCATTGGGCGATCTGGTTGGTTGGGTCATCTGGTGGTCTTGTTTGCTTTTCTGGGTGCGAAGGATCAGTTTTTTATATACTTGTTTGTAATCCCCTCACTCAAACTTGGAGGAAATTGCCAAGTATGCATTTTAATCAACAAAGGCAACTGATAATGGTTGTTGATCGATCGGACCAGTCGTTTAAAGTGATAGCCACTAATGATATATGTAGTGACAAGTCATTGCCGACTGAAATTTATGACTCGAAGGAAGATAAATGGTCGGTCCATCAGACTATGCCGGCTTCCAATCTTTGTTCTTCAAAGATGGCGTATTGTGATTCTAGGTTGTACTTGGAAACCCTTTCACCGCTTGGTTTGATGATGTACAGATTAGATATAAATCGTTGGGAACATATTCCAGCTAAGTTCCCGCGATCGTTGTTGGATGGTTATTTGGTTGCTGGTACCCAAAAGAGGCTTTTTCTTGTTGGAAGGATTGGTCTTTATAGTACTCTACAGAGTATAAGAATATGGGAATTAGATCATGCCAAGATTTTGTGGGGGGAGATCAGTAGGATGCCGCCAAGGTATTTTCGTTCGTTATTGAGATTGTCGGCTGAGAGATTTGAATGCTTCGGACTTGATAACTTAATTTGCTTCACATCTTATAACCAAGGGAAGGGCCTTCTATTTGATGTCGATAAAAAGATCTGGTCTTGGATTGGTGGGAGTGCTTTTCAGTCATACAACAATCAAGCTTGTTTCTATGAGCCAAGGTTTGATGCTTCTATCTACTAA
- the LOC11421147 gene encoding alpha/beta hydrolase domain-containing protein 17B, producing the protein MGAVTSSMAAKFAFFPPNPPSYGLGVDESTGKNKITGVSTRENVDVLKLCTKRGNNIVALYIKNSSASLTILYSHGNAADLGQMYELFSELSIHLRVNLLCYDYSGYGQSSGKPSEQNTYADIEAAYKCLVEMYGSKEEDIILYGQSVGSGPTTDLAARLPNLRAVILHSPILSGLRVMYPVKRTYWFDIYKNIDKIPMVNCPVLVIHGTADDVVDCSHGKQLWEHCKEKYEPLWVKGGNHCDLELYPQYIKHLKKFIAAIEKSSRNRIESGPTPDQPDIPRNSTDFREKPRPSMDIRENSRRSIEFKDKARISTDQKEKSRSGVDKRDKSRKSVDRADKVNNGAEIPEKARNSIDRFGGMVRSVGFCNIDCFRPSATHA; encoded by the exons ATGGGAGCTGTAACTTCATCCATGGCAGCAAAATTCGCTTTCTTCCCACCAAATCCACCTTCCTACGGACTCGGAGTAGACGAATCAACTGGCAAAAACAAGATCACTGGTGTTTCAACTCGTGAAAACGTCGACGTTTTGAAACTTTGTACTAAAAGAGGAAACAATATCGTTGCTTTGTATATAAAAAACTCTTCAGCTTCGTTAACGATTCTGTATTCTCATGGTAACGCTGCTGATCTAGGTCAGATGTATGAGTTGTTCAGTGAACTCAGTATTCATCTTCGTGTTAATCTCTTATG ttATGACTATTCTGGGTATGGACAGTCCTCTGGGAAG CCTAGTGAACAGAACACCTATGCAGATATAGAAGCTGCTTATAAATGTTTGGTAGAAATGTATGGGTCCAAAGAAGAAGATATTATTCTGTACGGACAATCTGTTGGGAGTGGTCCTACTACAGATTTGGCTGCTCGTTTACCCAATCTTCGAGCTGTCATTCTCCACAGTCCCATCTTATCCGGCCTTAGAGTCATGTATCCTGTGAAGCGGACGTACTGGTTCGACATTTATAAG aACATCGATAAAATTCCCATGGTCAATTGTCCAGTTTTGGTAATTCAT GGAACGGCCGATGATGTAGTAGATTGCTCCCACGGGAAGCAACTTTGGGAACATTGTAAAGAAAAGTATGAACCGTTATGGGTTAAAGGAGGAAATCATTGTGACCTAGAGCTTTACCCTCAATATATAAAGCACCTAAAGAAATTTATTGCAGCTATTGAAAAGTCCTCGCGTAATAGAATTGAATCGGGACCCACTCCCGATCAACCGGACATACCTCGGAACAGCACAGATTTTAGAGAGAAACCTAGACCCAGCATGGATATAAGGGAGAATTCTAGACGAAGTATTGAATTTAAAGACAAAGCTAGAATAAGCACAGAccagaaagaaaaatcaagatCTGGCGTTGATAAGAGAGATAAATCAAGAAAGAGTGTTGATCGTGCCGATAAAGTAAATAACGGAGCAGAAATTCCTGAGAAAGCTAGAAATAGCATTGACCG TTTTGGAGGGATGGTGAGATCAGTTGGATTTTGCAATATTGATTGTTTCCGGCCCTCGGCGACTCATGCATAA